DNA sequence from the Maribacter dokdonensis DSW-8 genome:
AGATAAAAGTCTATTAAATGTGGAAGCCATACAGGAGTTTATCGCAAATTCTTATTGGGGAAATAATAGGACTATTGAAGATGTAAAGACCACTATTGAACATTCGTATTGTTTTGGTATTTATACCACTGATAATGAACAAATTGGTTTTGCTAGGGTAGTAACCGACTATATCTATTTTGGTTATTTTATGGATGTCATTATCCTCGATAAATTTCAAGGTCAGGGTTACGGTAAAAAATTGGTAGCCTTTATGTTAGAAGACCCAATCATAAAAAACCTAAAAACACTTGCATTAAAAACCAAGGATGCCCATAAAATGTATGAGCGTTACGGATTTAATAAAATAGGAGATTCAGCATTGTGGATGTCTGTTGATAAACAAATTTTAGAATAGTTAGTGAAAAGTACAGAGTATTAAGTATTAAGTAAAGATTGCAAAATGCAAAGTACATAGTATTACGTGGATGAATAATTATAGAGAACTCCATATTTGGAAAAAAGTGATGCAGCTTGTTGAGGAAATTTATTTCTTATCAAAGAAATTACCGGATGATGAAAAATTTGGATTGACTTCTCAAATTAAAAGATGTAGTGTTTCTATACCATCAAACATTGCAGAGGGAGCAGGTAGAAATTCGAATAAAGAATTCGCCCATTTTCTTAGTATT
Encoded proteins:
- a CDS encoding GNAT family N-acetyltransferase → MKPNYFISKDKSLLNVEAIQEFIANSYWGNNRTIEDVKTTIEHSYCFGIYTTDNEQIGFARVVTDYIYFGYFMDVIILDKFQGQGYGKKLVAFMLEDPIIKNLKTLALKTKDAHKMYERYGFNKIGDSALWMSVDKQILE
- a CDS encoding four helix bundle protein, which gives rise to MNNYRELHIWKKVMQLVEEIYFLSKKLPDDEKFGLTSQIKRCSVSIPSNIAEGAGRNSNKEFAHFLSIANGSTTELETQLILTVNLKFLLETDINNALVLCQEIKNMNYALQKSLK